One stretch of Miscanthus floridulus cultivar M001 chromosome 18, ASM1932011v1, whole genome shotgun sequence DNA includes these proteins:
- the LOC136521241 gene encoding LOW QUALITY PROTEIN: auxin efflux carrier component 2-like (The sequence of the model RefSeq protein was modified relative to this genomic sequence to represent the inferred CDS: deleted 2 bases in 2 codons) — MITGRDIYDVLAAIVPLYVAMFLAYGSVRWWGIFTPDQCSGINRFVAVFAVPLLSFHFISSCDPYAMQYRFLAADSLQKVVILAALAVWHNVLSRYRRGAAASSLDWTITLFSLSTLPNTLVMGIPLLRAMYGDFSGNLMVQIVVLQSVIWYTLMLFLFEYRGAKALISEQFPPDVGASIASFRVDSDVVSLNGREALHADAEVGSDGRVHVVIRRSASASTTGGGGGGYGAARSGVGYRPYGPSSAMTPRASNLTGVEIYSLQTSREPTPRGSSFNQSDFYAMFNGSKMASPLAQPGAAGARATGLDEQVANKFASGKGGDATAYPAPNPGMMPPPRKKELGGSNSNSNKELHMFVWSSSASPVSEANLRNAVNHAASTDFAAAPPPPMPIDGATPKGVSGTVTPAKKPDPGANGGDLEIEDGLKSPATGLAAKFPVSGSPYVAPRKKGADAPGLEEAAHPMPPASVMTRLILIMVWRKLIRNPNTYSSLIGLVWSLVSFRFNIQMPSIIKGSISILSDAGLGMAMFSLGLFMALQPKIISCGKRVATFAMAVRFLTGPAVIAATSIAIGLRGVLLHVAIVQAALPQGIVPFVFAKEYNCHPQILSTAVIFGMLIALPITILYYVLLGI; from the exons atGATCACCGGGCGGGACATCTACGACGTCCTGGCGGCGATCGTGCCGCTGTACGTGGCCATGTTCCTGGCGTACGGGTCGGTGCGGTGGTGGGGCATCTTCACGCCGGACCAGTGCTCCGGCATCAACCGCTTCGTGGCCGTCTTCGCCGTGCCGCTGCTCTCCTTCCACTTCATCTCCAGCTGCGACCCCTACGCGATGCAGTACCGGTTCCTGGCCGCCGACTCGCTCCAGAAGGTCGTCATCCTGGCGGCGCTGGCGGTGTGGCACAACGTGCTCTCCCGCTACCGCCGGGGAGCGGCGGCGTCGTCGCTGGACTGGACAATCACGCTCTTCTCGCTGTCCACGCTGCCCAACACGCTGGTGATGGGCATCCCGCTGCTCCGCGCCATGTACGGCGACTTCTCGGGCAACCTCATGGTGCAGATCGTGGTGCTTCAGAGCGTCATCTGGTACACGCTCATGCTCTTCCTCTTCGAGTACCGCGGCGCCAAGGCGCTCATCTCCGAGCAGTTCCCGCCCGACGTCGGCGCCAGCATCGCCTCCTTCAGGGTCGACTCCGACGTCGTCTCGCTCAACGGACGCGAGGCGCTGCACGCGGACGCCGAGGTCGGCAGCGACGGCCGCGTCCACGTCGTCATCCGCCGCTCGGCCTCCGCGTCCaccacgggcggcggcggcggcggctacgggGCCGCGCGCTCCGGCGTCGGGTACCGACCCTACGGCCCGTCCTCGGCCATGACCCCGCGCGCCTCCAACCTCACGGGCGTCGAGATCTACTCGCTGCAGACCTCGCGGGAGCCCACGCCCCGCGGCTCCAGCTTCAACCAGTCCGACTTCTACGCCATGTTCAACGGGAGCAAGATGGCCAGCCCGCTCGCGCAGCCCGGCGCCGCCGGCGCACGCGCGACGGGGCTCGACGAGCAGGTGGCCAACAAGTTCGCGTCTGGGAAGGGCGGCGACGCCACGGCGTACCCCGCGCCCAACCCCGGCATGATGCCACCGCCACG GAAGAAGGAGCTCGGGGGCTCCAATTCCAACTCCAACAAGGAGCTGCACATGTTCGTGTGGAGCTCCAGCGCGTCGCCCGTGTCGGAGGCCAACCTCCGCAACGCCGTCAACCACGCCGCCTCCACCGACTTCGCTGCcgcgccaccgccaccgatgcCGATCGACGGCGCCACCCCAAAAG GCGTGAGTGGGACTGTGACGCCGGCCAAGAAGCCGGAC CCCGGGGCCAACGGCGGCGACCTGGAGATCGAGGACGGCCTGAAGAGCCCCGCGACGGGCCTGGCCGCCAAGTTCCCCGTGTCGGGCTCGCCGTACGTGGCCCCGCGCAAGAAGGGCGCCGACGCGCCGGGGCTGGAGGAGGCCGCGCACCCGATGCCGCCGGCAAGCGTCATGACgcgcctcatcctcatcatggtGTGGCGGAAGCTCATCAGGAACCCCAACACCTACTCCAGCCTCATCGGCCTCGTCTGGTCCCTTGTCTCGTTCAG GTTCAACATCCAGATGCCCTCAATTATAAAGGGATCAATATCTATATTGTCCGATGCAGGGCTAGGCATGGCTATGTTCAGCTTAG GTCTGTTCATGGCTCTGCAACCAAAGATCATCTCTTGTGGTAAGAGGGTGGCG ACGTTCGCCATGGCCGTGAGATTTTTGACTGGTCCGGCGGTGATCGCGGCCACCTCCATCGCCATTGGGCTCCGGGGAGTGCTCCTGCACGTTGCCATCGTCCAG GCTGCACTTCCACAAGGCATCGTTCCCTTTGTGTTTGCCAAGGAATACAACTGCCATCCTCAAATACTTAGCACAGC GGTTATATTTGGGATGCTCATCGCGCTTCCGATCACGATACTCTACTATGTTCTTCTTGGAATTTAG
- the LOC136524385 gene encoding uncharacterized protein, protein MEVETGQILAPPLVQTISSDDSSRGKEAADVEAASTAEQQVPDPAEGSSALVPLRPEPRGWNFPRVFWRDQADPEGEPVFALEDVAEGGRWDTLEEYRRLAVRSLQTAMTVMERDLPGVTRELETRSLGKSVFLRNERDIWDQLRRQKGLLADAQGLLSARSAEVEDLRLRCADIQAELAMAKEQSAPLVAKIKELEEERDSFRLRAQEATASAKATAGQLGAEQSEHQATKVALAEATKAAEASRVEVSAWKGKAEGLEKEASQAAEASVAAQAALDVEVREHEALRSAVRSACEALDVEEVQSASSLGSRLIALSGHVRERLRGALHTGVKRALAVVSSHYAINLEAVSDGYVLPEDDEEADAEVVRLLEAAEAPGTALAKLFEEEVVPPAPAADP, encoded by the exons atggaggtggagacggggcaaattttggcgccgcccctggttcagacaatctcgtctgatgattcctcccgagggaaggaggcggcggacgtcgaggcggccagtaccgcggagcaacaagtcccagatcctgccgaggggagttcggcccttgtcccgctacggcccgagccccgtgggtggaacttcccgcgtgttttctggcgggaccaggctgatcccgagggggagcctgtgttcgcccttgaggacgtcgccgagggggggcgttgggataccctcgaggagtATCGCCGATTGGCCGTGCGGTcgttgcagacagcgatgactgtcatggaaagggacttgcctggtgtcactcgg gagctcgagacccgatcccttgggaaatcggtgttcctgcgaaatgagagggatatctgggaccagctccggcgccagaagggcttgcttgccgatgcccagggactattgtcggcgcggagtgcggaagtggaggacctccgccttcgttgtgccgacattcaggcggagttggccatggctaaggagcagtccgcccctctggtggccaagatcaaggaactggaggaggagcgagactccttcaggcttcgggcccaagaagcgacggcctctgcgaaggctacagccgggcagctgggtgcggagcagagcgagcatcaggcgacaaaagtcgccctggcagaggctaccaaggcggccgaggcctctcgggtcgaggtctcagcctggaagggcaaggccgagg gtctggagaaagaggcctcccaggcggctgaggcctccgtcgcggcgcaagcagcgctggatgtcgaggtccgggagcacgaggcgctgcgcagcgctgtccggtctgcctgcgaggctctggacgtcgaggaggtccaatcagctagctcccttgggagccgcctcatcgcgttgagcggccacgtccgcgagagactccgaggggcgttgcacacgggtgtcaagcgcgccctggccgtcgtctcctcgcactacgccatcaacctcgaggctgtcagcgacggctacgtgttgccagaagatgacgaggaggctgatgcagaggtcgtgaggctgttggaggcggccgaggcacctggcaccgcgttggccaagctgttcgaagaagaggtggtccctcccgcgccagccgccgatccttga